The proteins below are encoded in one region of Amycolatopsis acidiphila:
- a CDS encoding putative leader peptide gives MDIDAEHPSSVPHVKRRDAGPRMRTWLDHHLGPWHAGDVTPAGVLLVARRHVDLRRVASALCRTSH, from the coding sequence ATGGACATAGACGCCGAACACCCCTCCAGTGTCCCTCATGTCAAGAGGCGTGATGCTGGTCCCAGGATGCGGACGTGGCTGGACCACCATCTGGGCCCGTGGCACGCTGGTGACGTGACTCCTGCCGGTGTGCTCCTCGTGGCTCGTCGCCACGTCGACCTCCGGCGCGTCGCGAGCGCACTGTGCCGCACGTCTCACTGA
- the hemW gene encoding radical SAM family heme chaperone HemW produces MRDTGGVFGVYVHVPFCATRCGYCDFNTYTAGELGSAASPASWLEGLKRELDLGVRQLGPRPAETVFVGGGTPSMLGADGLAAVLDAVRGSFGLAPDAEVTTESNPESTSPEFFAGIRAAGYNRVSLGMQSAARHVLKVLDRVHTPGRPVEAAKEARAAGFEHVNLDVIYGTPGERVEDLQASLDAVLTAGVDHLSAYSLIVEDGTALARRVRRGELPMPDEDVLAEYYELIDAKLSAAGLTWYEVSNWAASEDARCRHNLGYWRGGDWWGAGPGAHSHAGGVRWWNVKHPAKYASLLAEGKSPEAGREVLTEDDRHLERVMLELRLAEGLPLDALDGDGLRESSAAAAEGLLDAGWLREGRAVLTDRGRLLADAVVRRLAA; encoded by the coding sequence ATGAGGGACACTGGAGGGGTGTTCGGCGTCTATGTCCATGTGCCCTTCTGCGCCACAAGGTGCGGCTACTGCGATTTCAACACCTACACGGCCGGGGAGCTCGGCTCGGCCGCGTCGCCCGCCTCGTGGCTGGAGGGGCTGAAGCGCGAGCTCGACCTCGGGGTCCGGCAGCTCGGCCCGCGCCCGGCCGAGACCGTGTTCGTCGGCGGCGGGACGCCGTCGATGCTCGGGGCCGATGGGCTGGCCGCCGTGCTGGACGCCGTCCGGGGCAGCTTCGGGCTCGCGCCGGACGCCGAGGTGACCACCGAGTCGAACCCGGAGTCGACCTCGCCCGAGTTCTTCGCCGGGATCCGCGCGGCGGGCTACAACCGGGTGTCGCTGGGCATGCAGTCCGCCGCGCGGCACGTGCTGAAGGTCCTCGACCGCGTGCACACGCCGGGCCGGCCGGTCGAGGCGGCGAAGGAGGCGCGCGCGGCGGGCTTCGAGCACGTGAACCTCGACGTCATCTACGGCACGCCCGGCGAGCGCGTCGAGGACCTGCAGGCCTCGCTGGACGCGGTGCTCACCGCCGGGGTCGACCACCTCTCGGCGTACTCGCTGATCGTCGAGGACGGCACGGCGCTCGCCCGGCGGGTGCGGCGCGGCGAGCTGCCCATGCCCGACGAGGACGTGCTCGCCGAGTACTACGAGCTGATCGACGCGAAGCTGTCCGCGGCCGGGCTGACCTGGTACGAGGTGTCGAACTGGGCGGCGTCGGAGGACGCGCGGTGCCGGCACAACCTGGGCTACTGGCGTGGCGGGGACTGGTGGGGCGCCGGGCCAGGGGCGCACAGCCACGCCGGCGGCGTGCGGTGGTGGAACGTCAAGCACCCGGCGAAGTACGCGTCACTGCTCGCGGAGGGCAAGTCGCCCGAGGCCGGGCGCGAGGTGCTGACCGAGGACGACCGGCATCTGGAACGGGTCATGCTCGAGCTGCGCCTGGCCGAGGGCCTGCCCCTGGACGCACTCGACGGCGACGGCCTGCGTGAGTCGTCGGCGGCGGCGGCGGAGGGGCTGCTGGACGCCGGGTGGCTACGTGAGGGGCGCGCGGTGCTGACCGACCGCGGCCGCCTGCTCGCGGACGCCGTGGTGCGCCGGCTGGCCGCCTGA
- a CDS encoding sigma factor-like helix-turn-helix DNA-binding protein, translated as MVVNGYLSWRRRWYQRTVQSAPDITRLREPRVPGPSARIADHAQLAGLLAGLSRGQQAAIVLRFYEDRDDDEIAEVLGCAVGTVRSHISRGLSPLHIRRRWPVPSRRSS; from the coding sequence ATGGTCGTGAACGGCTACCTGTCGTGGCGGCGGCGCTGGTACCAGCGCACGGTCCAGTCTGCCCCGGACATCACCCGTCTCCGTGAGCCGCGCGTACCCGGCCCGTCGGCGCGCATCGCCGACCACGCCCAGCTCGCCGGGCTGCTGGCCGGGCTGAGCCGCGGCCAGCAGGCCGCGATCGTGCTGCGGTTCTACGAGGACCGCGACGACGACGAGATCGCCGAAGTGCTCGGCTGCGCGGTCGGGACCGTGCGCAGTCACATCTCGCGGGGCCTGTCGCCCCTGCACATCCGGCGGCGCTGGCCGGTGCCGTCACGGCGGTCGTCGTGA